TTGCGGCGCTGGTTGGCGTTAAAGCCCTTGAGGTAGTCCTCAAAGCTCTGGTCGTCGCCGCGGCTCCAGAGGCTCTGCTGGTTCAGCCAGGCGGCACAGCCCGCCGCCTCCGCCAGGGGCCGCCAATGCGGATCCACATAGAGAAAATTGCAGCTGAGAATGCCGTTCTGTTCGCAGAAGCGATCGATCGCCCGCAGCAGCTCCCGGGTGAGCAGCGCCTCGTCTTCCCCAGATCGCACATGGAAGCGGTAGCCCAGCACAGGGCTGACCGGGCTCATGCCAAGGAGTTTGGGGTAGTAGCGCAAACCCAGATCAGCCGCCAGACGAGCAAAGGTCTGGTCAAAGACAAACTCGCCGTAGCTGTGACCCTTCAGAAACAGCGGGGCGACAGCAATCGCACAGTCATCCCGCCAAAGCACCAGATGCAGCGGCTGCCAGCCCTGATCAGGGACCGTGCTGCCGGAGCTTTCCAAGGCCTCCAGCCAACTCCAGCGGTAAAAGGGGATCGTTCCCTCCCCCATCAGGCTGTTCCACTGCTGCTCAGGGATCTCGGTGATGGAACGATGCCAGCGGGCAATCAAAGACGACATTCAGGCGGTGCCGCTGGCCAACACCGCCCGACCCTAACCAGAGAGACGATCAAGCCATCGGATCAGCACTCATGGTGATCACCGCCTCA
The Synechococcus sp. PROS-U-1 DNA segment above includes these coding regions:
- a CDS encoding GNAT family N-acetyltransferase, giving the protein MSSLIARWHRSITEIPEQQWNSLMGEGTIPFYRWSWLEALESSGSTVPDQGWQPLHLVLWRDDCAIAVAPLFLKGHSYGEFVFDQTFARLAADLGLRYYPKLLGMSPVSPVLGYRFHVRSGEDEALLTRELLRAIDRFCEQNGILSCNFLYVDPHWRPLAEAAGCAAWLNQQSLWSRGDDQSFEDYLKGFNANQRRNIKRERKAVAKAGITVTPLSGDQLDLALLQTMHRFYEQHCARWGPWGSKYLEEGFFEALAQRHRDQLVLFSAHRGDPRDPVGMSMCVQDGRQLWGRYWGSHEEIDCLHFEVCYYAPIEWALQQGINSFDPGAGGSHKRRRGFVARPHASLHRWYQPQMDQLIRTWLPKVNGLMLEEIDSINAELPFKAEPPALAL